A segment of the Capnocytophaga sp. ARDL2 genome:
GTGTTTTTTTACTTCCGATTTAGGAGAAGCTCCCCACCAAAACTCCGCAATTGCCAAGGGTTTTAGGTTGTGTAGATACGCCATTTGCAATAGCTTAGGAGCACAACATTCACCTGCACCTGATGGAGGTGTGCTATATACATTTTTTTTAAAAATATCGAGTAAATCTTTTCGTTCGCCTTTGGCATTGAGAAAATTATACGAATGAAATAACTTTTGTTGTAGTTGATTTGATTTTTCTTGTCGTTCCTTTTTCAGTTGTTGAATTATAAACTCAAAATCCTGAATTTTCTCCGCAATTTCGTTTATTTGAGTTGAAAATTGTGCTTCAAGAATGCGTAATTCGTGTTTGTCTCGCAGACTTTGCTTGATTAAATCATTTTCAAATTTGGTGTATTCTTCGGCTGAGAGCATATTTTTAAACTGCAATCTCTTTTCTTTTCGTTCGTTTTTCAGCTGTTTGTTTCGTTGTTTTTTCTGAGTAATCGCCGTTTCTTTCTCCTTTGAAAGAGTATTTAATCGTTCTTTCAATAAAAGAAAATTTTCATCCTTTTCAATAGATTCGATTTGTGCATTGATACGATTAAGGTGTTTTTCCTCTTCCACAAAAAAGCTGTTTTCTGTGAGCATATCAAAAACCGGCGGAACAAAAAACGAAATATGATTGCTGTTTGCCAATTTTCCCGAAAAAGCTGCCAAATATCCCAATTCGCCTGTTGGTTTTTCTACGACCAGTACGCCAAACATTTTCCCAATCGATTGTTCGTTGGGAGTTGTAATACCAAAATCGTGGGTAAAATCCTTGGTAGTTTCCAAGTAGTTTTGTAATTCCTTTAAAGCAAGTTCGCACAGCGGATGTGTATCGATTACAAAGGGAAAATTAAACTGTTGGGGAAGTTCTATCGATTGAATATCGGTTTGAAAACAACGGAAGTATTTCTCTATCGTTTCTTCGGATTTTTTTATGGAAAATTGGGCAAAATTTGTCATTAAAGCGTATCTTTGCTACAAAAATAGGTAATTATGTCTTATATATCAAAAGTAGTAAAAGGAACTTGTCCTCATTGTGGAAAAAGTAAAGTATTCAAAAGCATAGGAAATATTCTCACTTTGTCTTTGCCAAAAATGCACGAAAACTGCCCTAATTGTAATTATTCCTTTCATAGAGAAACAGGATTTTATTTCGGAGCGATGTATATGAGTTATGCATGGACGGTTGCTGAAATGGTAGCGTGTTTTGTGTTGGGGTATTTGTTCCATGTAGATTGGCGTATCACATTTGCTGCGGTAGTAGTAGTGTTGATTTTATTGGCAAATTTCAACTTTAGAGTGTCTCGCTTGATGTGGTTGAATATGTTTTATAAAGAGGATGAGGCTTAATGGTTAATTATCAATTGTCAATGAATGAATAAACCAAAAACATCGTTGAATAGGCGGTGTTTTTATTATTTAAGAGTTGTTTAGGATGTAACATTTCAAAATGCTTGTGATAAAATAAATTTGTCATTGTAAAAAAATATTCGTTACATCTGCATCGATTTTTTCTGAAGGCAATTTATTCGTAGCTTCGTTTTATGTTAATATTACTTTTCAAGAATCTAAATAGTTTTAAGGAATCCCCTAATTTATATTTTATTAAAGCAAATTTAGCTTAAAAGTCTTTTTTCTTAATTAATTAACCCGTTGTGCATTTTAAATTATACTTGCTTTAATCTTATTTATTTCCTTTTTTAATACAAATTTGTTAATGTATTGAATTAAGGTTAAAGCAGTTATTTTACTGATAATTCGTGTTTTAAAACCGTTGAATGATTTTGCATAATTCCTTTTAATCATAAATTGATCACATAACTGCGAAATCGAAGATTCGACGAAGTCAAAATAATGTTTCGATTCTTTTCCTCTTTCTCTTGAATAAGTAAAATTTTTCCCTAATCTGATTTATATGATAAAAAAGATTTCGTTTTCTTTTGTTGTAAACACTTCTTTCTATTTTGTTTTTCAAAGAATTAGGTAGTTTTTTAAACAGTTGCATTTTACTATCAATACTTAAATATTTAATAGTTAAATTCAAACTCACAAGTTCTAAATCACTCATTTTTGGCTTTCTCCTTTGAGAAGGTAAAGACTTTTTAAAAACTTCTAAAATTCTTTCGTATATTTAACTTTATTGAATCTTCGATTTGTCCTAAGTTGTTCATTTTTGATTTGTTTTATCGATATAAATATATTGATTTTCAGTTAAATGAATAACTTTTTTTATTTCATAATGTACAACGGGTTAATACATTATATTTTAACTATTATAATTAACTAATTCTTGACTTTTTTTTATTTTGATATTTCTTTTACCCAAAATAATTTCGTGGCGATTTTTTAATATAAATATTTACAAACAATGAAAAAATATTTTACAATTATTTTATCCATATTTAGTTTGTTGAGTTGTACAAATGAAGAACAAGAAGTAAAACCAACTTTTGACAGAGGTTTTGTGGAAGTAGAGGTAGATGGTAAGTACAAAGACTTTAGTTCAAAAAATCATACATATCAATACAAGATTGATTATGTTGATTCTGGATGGGCTCATACAGCAAGAATTGATGAAGTTCCAATATGGGAATATGACCAAATTAGCATCATTTGTTTATTTGGAGAAGATGGTAAAACTATTACAAATTTTAAAGTTCATTATACAGATATGTTTGTAAGAGAAAGTGGTTATTCTGTAGGTGATATTTATTTATACTCAGATCAAGAAAATCCACTTATCTTCAGCAATGTTTACCAAGACAACGAATATGTTTATGGTGAATTTGAAGGTGCATTGACACTAAAACCATACGAAGATAAAAGTATAGACTTTAAAAATGGTAAGTTTAAAATACCTTTATTTAGAGTGGAAAAAGATTCAAAATGGTAAAACAACAAAAAACATCGCTTAATAAGCGATGTTTTTGCGTTTTGATAATATATCTGTGTAAATACGTTCGTAAAGTGGGATGATTTTTTCAACAGAAAATTTTAATGAATGTTTCCAAGCATTGGTTTTAAATTTTTCCAAGGTGGCAGTGTCAGACAATATTAGCAACGAATTTTTTACCATGTCTTCAATGTCTCCAATAGGAGAGAGGTAGCCCGTCAATCCGTGAATGTTTACCTCGGGAATTCCGCCTGTGTTGGACGAAACTACGGGTACTCCACATGCCATCGCTTCTAACGCTGCCAAACCAAAACTTTCGGTTTCTGAAGGCAATAAAAACAAATCTGATACTTTCAATATTCTATCCACTTCGTTAGAATTACCAAAAAAGATTACTTTCTCAGAAATGTTCCAATTGGCAGCCATTTGTTCTGCTTTGATTTTGTCTGGACCATCGCCAATCATCATCAATTTTGCCGGTTGTTGTTCTAAAATCCCTTTAAAAACCTTCATTACATCTTCTATACGCTTTACTTTTCTAAAGTTGCTCACGTGTGTGATGATTCGTTCCTCTTTTGTTGCCAAAACCTGACGACACGATTCGGGAGTGTGCGATTTGTTTTCTATAAAGTTGGGAATGACATAAATATCCTTGGCAATGTCAAATAATTCATAAGTAGATTTTTTCAAATCTTCCGAAACAGAGGTTACAGCATCCGATTGATTGATACTAAAACTCACCGCACTTTTGTAATAAGGATGATTTCCTACCAAAGTAATATCCGTTCCGTGCAAAGTAGTAACCATCGGAAGCGAAATCCCTTGTTCTTTCAACATTTTTTTTGCCATATATCCTGCAAACGCATGCGGAATCGCATAATGAACATGCAATAATTCTATACCGTGAAGTTTTACCATATCGACGATTTTACTCGATAATGCCAATTCGTATGGCTGATAGTGAAACAATGGATATTCGGGAACTATTACTTCATGATAATGAATGTTTGGGTTGAGTAATGCCAATCTTACAGGCATTTTGTATGTGATAAAGTGAACTTCATGCCCTTTTTTTGCCAATTCGATACCTAATTCAGTAGCAACAACACCACTACCTCCAAATGTTGGATAACAAACTATTGCTATTTTCATGTGAAATAAATTTTGGTAAAAATAAGGATAAAAGTCAATTTTTATTAGTAGAGTATTCGTTTAATTTATGTTAAATATTTGCGTATGATAAATATTTTTTATAATATTATAAAATTATAATATAAAAAAATTATACAAGCTAAACATTTGTAGATTAATTTTGCCTCAGAAAAATTTAAAAACAACAACAATATGAGTCATACAGAAGGAAAATGCCCTTTCCACCACGGAGAGGCTCCTAAACAAGAAGAAAAAATGCAATCATCAGGAAAATGTCCTGTAACACACGGTGCGAACACAGAAGAAAACCAGTCGGTAATGAG
Coding sequences within it:
- the bshA gene encoding N-acetyl-alpha-D-glucosaminyl L-malate synthase BshA, whose translation is MKIAIVCYPTFGGSGVVATELGIELAKKGHEVHFITYKMPVRLALLNPNIHYHEVIVPEYPLFHYQPYELALSSKIVDMVKLHGIELLHVHYAIPHAFAGYMAKKMLKEQGISLPMVTTLHGTDITLVGNHPYYKSAVSFSINQSDAVTSVSEDLKKSTYELFDIAKDIYVIPNFIENKSHTPESCRQVLATKEERIITHVSNFRKVKRIEDVMKVFKGILEQQPAKLMMIGDGPDKIKAEQMAANWNISEKVIFFGNSNEVDRILKVSDLFLLPSETESFGLAALEAMACGVPVVSSNTGGIPEVNIHGLTGYLSPIGDIEDMVKNSLLILSDTATLEKFKTNAWKHSLKFSVEKIIPLYERIYTDILSKRKNIAY
- a CDS encoding DUF983 domain-containing protein, which gives rise to MSYISKVVKGTCPHCGKSKVFKSIGNILTLSLPKMHENCPNCNYSFHRETGFYFGAMYMSYAWTVAEMVACFVLGYLFHVDWRITFAAVVVVLILLANFNFRVSRLMWLNMFYKEDEA
- a CDS encoding pseudouridine synthase, which produces MTNFAQFSIKKSEETIEKYFRCFQTDIQSIELPQQFNFPFVIDTHPLCELALKELQNYLETTKDFTHDFGITTPNEQSIGKMFGVLVVEKPTGELGYLAAFSGKLANSNHISFFVPPVFDMLTENSFFVEEEKHLNRINAQIESIEKDENFLLLKERLNTLSKEKETAITQKKQRNKQLKNERKEKRLQFKNMLSAEEYTKFENDLIKQSLRDKHELRILEAQFSTQINEIAEKIQDFEFIIQQLKKERQEKSNQLQQKLFHSYNFLNAKGERKDLLDIFKKNVYSTPPSGAGECCAPKLLQMAYLHNLKPLAIAEFWWGASPKSEVKKHRQIYPACWGKCMPILSFMMDGLEVKENPLLVNPAEGKELPIVYDDPYIVVVNKPAEFLSVPGINVHDSVYERIKNRYPNATGPLIVHRLDMSTSGIMILAKTKEVHKHLQQQFIKHKTEKQYIALLDGEISAEKTGIINLPLILDIDDRPKQKVCFDYGKKAVTKYEILEIKNGTTRIAYTPITGRTHQLRMHSAHALGLNIPIKGDDLYGTPADRLYLHAKRLKITHPITQKEMIFEAEAEF